The nucleotide sequence CACCAATGCTGGTTACATAAAAGAATTATTAAAAGAATTAAAATAAATAATTATATATGGAATTTAAAATTAATTTAATCTCTTCCTCTTTTATTAATTCTTTGAAAAAGGATTACTCAAGGAATTTATGTAAAAATTATTACGATAACTAAAAGATTAAAACTTGAAATTGTTGTAGATTTATACTACAATTGTTGTGTATTTATACTACAATTATTGTGAAAGGAAAAAATGATTATGATGAATTTTTTGGGAATATCAAAGTCTAATTTAAGACGAAAAATATTGTCTTATTTTTTTACTAATCCTGATTCTAATCTATATTTAAGGGAAATCGCAAATATTATAAACGAAGACCCAGGCAATTTATCGAGAGAACTTTCTAGATTAGAAAATGAAGGAATTTTTAAGTCAATTAAACGTGGAAATCAGAAATATTTTTATCTAAATAAAGAATACCCTCTTTATAAAGAATTAAAAAGTATAGTATTTAAGACTATAGGTATTAAAGGTGGTATAAAAAAAATATTTGAAAAAATTGGTGATGTTAAGCTTGTCTTTATTTATGGATCTTATGCCAAATCAAAAGAAAATTATTTATCAGATGTTGATCTTATAATTATCGGTAGTCCAGATGAAGATAAGCTGATTATAGAATTAGATAGATTGGAAAACCAGTTGAAACGAGAGATAAATTACAAAATTTATACCATGAGTGAAATTAAAAAAGAGATTAAAGAAAAAGAACCTTTCATTTTGGAAATTTTGAAAGACAAGAAAATTATAGTTATAGGGGATGAGCATGAATTACAAAAGATTGCTGAAGGATAAACTTATAAAAAGACAAAGACCAAATTTTAAACAGATAGCTTATCAATTAAAAAGATCTTTAAAAGATTTAGAAGCAGCAGAGGCTAATCTTAAGATTGATTTAACATGGTCATTCACTATTACTTATCATTCAATGCTTAGAGCAAGTAGAGCTTTGATGTATTCAAAAGGTTATTTACCAACATAAATGAAATCTCATAAAACAATTGTTGAATTTACTAAATTAATACTCAG is from Actinomycetota bacterium and encodes:
- a CDS encoding nucleotidyltransferase domain-containing protein, which produces MMNFLGISKSNLRRKILSYFFTNPDSNLYLREIANIINEDPGNLSRELSRLENEGIFKSIKRGNQKYFYLNKEYPLYKELKSIVFKTIGIKGGIKKIFEKIGDVKLVFIYGSYAKSKENYLSDVDLIIIGSPDEDKLIIELDRLENQLKREINYKIYTMSEIKKEIKEKEPFILEILKDKKIIVIGDEHELQKIAEG